gccttttaattttaacttaatCCAGTGTTATAGAAATCGGATAACAAGGCTGGGTTATCGACGATAACGCACTGCAAGGTCAGTGACGAAGGCAAGTTAGCCGAATCAGCCAAAAATAATGATATGGTCATACCTCGGTCAGCTCGTTTAAAAATCTGGTGTTAACTCGGTCAAATTCAGTAAAATCTCAGTTTAAAGTATATGAAAACTTGCTTGTTTTCATGTTTCTAAACATTTTTCTAGGGTCTAAGTAATGATTATATTTCagtttgaattttgaagtgTTTAATACTATGGACCTATGAACATGtcatacatataatttcaaaatttatatataaaaaatgctTATCCACTCCTCTTAGGCCGATTACTTACTATGAGGTAGCCGACCGCTCGAATGCCTCCTAGGAAGTTTTATAGCCATGGCTTAATCAAGAATAAGTAACTTAGTTCTAGTCTTCCTAAAATAGATGATAAAAGAAATGCAAAGAATAAAAACTGCAACTCAGAACCTAAAGTCTAAACCAACTCAAGAAACTTTGGTTCATCTAAGGCAAATCATATGCGGCATGCTTTCCAGTTACTAACCCAAAATCCATAGATCTAAAAGCTTAACAGACAGCGACCACAGAGGCACAGAGTAAAACTGCTAAAATAATCAGAACAAACAAAGTAGCAGATGTCGATTGCAGTAACTAACCACCATATCAGAGCTACACTGGTTCAGAGAACATCAATTTCATCAAAGAAAGATCCTATTTAGCACGATTTCTAAATGGATTCCGGTTACTAGTACAAAATCAGCAGCCTACCAACACATCAGAGCCTTAACTAGTTTAAAGATTGAACTTCAAGCAACTTTAGGTCATCAAAGTTAAACCATATGTAGGATGATTTCTCTTTACAAACACAAATCTACATATATAAGCTAAAAGCTAAACCAATCCACAGAGAGTAGGGAGTAAAACTGATCAGAAAATGAAACCATAAACAATTGCAATAACTAACCACCAAATCAGAACCTTAACAGGTTAAAATAACCTACTTTCATAAGCAAACTGTATGTAGCATGATTTCTAAATGATTATTAGTTACTAACACCAATTCCACAGATCTAGAAGCTAAAACGCACACCAATGCATACATAGTGAAATGGCTCGAAAAATGAAAACAGACACAATGCAACAGACATAGATAGTACATAAGGGAGAAAGGGGATCAAAGAGACACGAAGCAACAGGCAGAGCATAGTACTTTTAGTAGGATACAGCTAAGTAGTCAAGGAcataaatttcggtgtttcggtcacggactggtatacgaaatatcgtttttttcggtggtatttcggtaattctaatattatatatatatacataaataagagtATAAGATAAAACCTGGAAGTGCTGAAACAGAATTCACTGAAATTTCGGTCGTATTTCGGTCAAAACCACCGAAAATTTCGGAAACGATATCAAAACCGAAATTCAGTACCGAAATTATGTCCCACCACCGAAAACCGGTATACCACCAAAATttcaccgaaattgataacataggGATACAGTATTGGTCAAGATTTCCATGAAAGGAGTTAGAAATATTATGTTGCATTTGTGAAGTTTGATTAAACTAGAAATACTATGTTGCATTTGTGAAATTTGATTGAACAATACAGGTTATCAATGTAGCATCTCTCGGAGAATGCCTTACCTCTTATCATGATAATGAAGAGACTGGGTGGTCTGTCAAAAGCATTCAAGTTTGCGGGTTTCTTATTATTTGGTTTTACCAGTAGAAGTTATATCTGGTCCTACCAATGAAACGGTCTTATACTCTTATTTGGTGCAAAGAAGTAAGGAGACATGGGCCAACATAGTTAAGAATATGGGGAATGCAAAAGTAAAGATGATGAATCCATGATGTAAAGTTGATACCTAATAGCATAATCTTTTTAAATGTTAGCTGGCGAAGTAGCTTAATTCTAACAATGACAAGCAGTTTGTGTTGATCTACAAAAGTCTTAATTTTGCACATCTGGTAATATACCCTTGAAGAGGGATGCATATAAATAGACTTGCCTTGTGAACAAGATAATCTGCAAGCGTGGTGGCATCAAGATGACCAGCTGGTAAAGCCTTTTGTATTTTGTCCTGATTATAGGTGATATTCTGTGCAAACTCCGCTGACACTTCTAGCATCCCTATAATAGTTTTCACACTATCAAATACAGGTTCCTTGTCTTCCTGTCAATGCACCAGAAAACCATTAAAACCATTACATTCGGATTCGTAGCCGACATAAAAAAAGACCAATCAGTTATCTTTaaacttattatattatattatattgaatAATAAGTCTCGGCTAATCGGTAGAATAGAACACTCTTCTCATGTTTAAATCtgtaataataaaagatgatcAACTGTTTGAGAGTTAGACAAATGTAAAAGCGGGACTTGTGGCCAGAAAGAATATTGAACGAATGGATACTACCTGCAGATCACGGTTGTAAGCAAGTGGAAGCCCCTTGCATAACACTAAAAGTGTGACTAAGTCTCCTATAACTCTAGCAGACTTTCCACGAACCAGTTCCATAGGGTCGGGGTTTTTCTTCTGAGGCATAATACTGCTACCAGTTGAAACTGAATCACTTGGAGTGATGAATCCAAATTCCTCTGAAGCCCACAACACCCATTCTTCACCAAGCCGAGAAAGATGCATAGCCGTAATTGAATTAGCAGAAAGAAGTTCCAAAACAAAATCACGGTCTGAAACTGCATCCATGCTATTTTAAGTATATACGTCAGCAAGAGCAGCTATTCAACCACATCAACAAATTATATTGTTATAACAAGTGTACCATGTTATACCTGTTCCTCATTGGGGCGGCAAAACCGAGAGCATCAGAAGTCATGAACCTATCGATAGGAAGGCCAGTGCCAGCCAATGCACATGCACCTAACGGGCAGAAATTCAGCCTAACTCTGCAATCCACTAGACGTCCAGCATCACGTTCAAGCTACACAAGAACAAAATTCTTTTAGATTTCCAAAGACCGATAACAGACACAATTTTTATATCTCAAAAGGTTAATCGTTACATATTTAAACCTGTTCAACATATGCTAGAAGATGATGCTGAAGTAAAACCGGTTGTGCCCTCTGCAAATGAGTATAACCAGGTACAATCACTCCAGTATTGTTAATTGCGAGCCTCACCAAAGCAGCCTTCGAACCATAAAATACAAAACCGTCTGGTTAAAAGTTTCATACTTTCCAATTGTATTACCATCAAAAAGCTTCAACATTTGTTCATAACCAAATACAAGTGAAATCAAACTACCTGAAGCTGCTTAATACGTGTAACAATCGTATCAATAGCGTCACGACACCAAAGGCGAAAATCAGTTGATACTTGATCATTACGACTCCTGGCCGTGTGAAGCTTCTTGGCAGGCTCTCCAATCAAATCAGTCAGATGCGCTTCAATGTTCATATGTACATCCTCTCTGTCCGTCCTCCACTTAAACTCCCCGCTTTCAATTTGTTTCTCTATTCGATCCAAACCTTCTATAATGCTATCCCTATCACTCTCACTGATCAATCCCTACAACACAATAACCCTAATCAACATTGTAACAAAATAATCAACACGGACATGTTTTATATACGTAGACCACGGGTGTCGGCTAtgtactttaaaattttatgaaaaatgttagTATTCTTTATTGGTGCTACGGGTTAAAATACATATGGGGTACCGATCAATATCGCTAACTCTAAACTTTTGAAAGATTGTCTTAGCAATGAAACTTATTAAAGTCATATTTAATAAAACTATCTAAAGTGCCAAAAACTCCTAAAAACAGCTAAACTTGTAGCAATCTAGTCACTTTCAACCCTGGTCCCACCACTAAGACTGAAACTTGAAAgacatattttttataaaaaatgggtaaaaagggaaatgaaaaaaattaaaaaacctgtTTAGAGAGCATGGAAGCATGAGCCCTGCTGCCCATAATGTCATGTTTATAAAGAGCTTTATCAAAAGAAATGGACTCAGTGAACCGTTCCACGGCGTCAGTGACACCTTCTTCGAACCGGCCACCCCATAACTTGGCTTCTCTGTCAGGTGGGGCGGCGGCGGCGGACATGTTGGGTTGGTGAGAGGCGGAGCAGGAGAGTGTGATTGGTTTGGTGAGTGGGTGGCGGAAGGTGGTAATTATtggagagaaagaagaaagattgttgttggaattagggttttgagatGAAAAGAAAGCGGCAGGTGATGGCAGGGAATGTGTCATTGATTCCATGAAATGGTGCGGTTTAGAAATGAGGGAATAGTTGTGAAAGTGGAAAGCAATGGAGAACAATGGAAGTTCTctatcttttccttttcttttaattttttttatcggAATTCTCTAAAGTTATTTAAATTTTACTCAAAGCAtcttagtttttttattaaaatcaaagttcaaGATTAAAAACTAATCTTCTAatcttgacttttaattttaaattgatGGTTAAGATCACAATCCATAAATTCGTGACACAAATGTTTgagtatttttaaaaactagTTCAATAATCCATTCACATGACATATATGAAAATGTCATCTATATTTAACCTCAAAACTATTTTGgtcataaaaagttaaaacatttGTGGTTGAAGTTTTTTAAGATGTGTTTCACTTAAAAAATTTTGGATGTTAAGGTTATATTTATGTCAAGAAAAGTTAtaacttagataaaaaaaataataatttttttcagCTATACtttaagtgtgaataaatattgaattatgaattatgatatCTTGACTATGAAGCATCAATGGATGTCACGATTAATGAGTAAGGATATAACCATTGTTAAattcttaaaaagaaaagaatgattAGGAATAGGTGGACTTTAATACTAAACATACAAGTCATCCTAATTCTCTAATCCAGGATTATGAAGTTGTCATTAAACACCAAGATGGATTAAACCACCCCAAAAGATACACAAATGTGTTAGAAAAGAAGGATTCGACAAACCCTCATCTTATATTGAAGCAATTCAAAGTCTTGAATCGGATAAGTGAATAGTAGCCATGATCGAGTAGATATAATTTGTGCAAAAGAATGCTACATGAAATCCGTGACACTAccaaaaggtaaaaaaaaatagttattgcACAAAAGGTGAAGAAATTAGATTTTGCTAATGAAGTAATGAGTATTTGAAGAACTTAACATTATTGTCGAGTGCGATTATCGTTGTAATACTATggtattatattttgttattgatTCGTTATGTTAGAGGCTCACTTTTTGTTTCCGAGTAAATTTTTACATCTTCAAAGGCGGCACTGAatgtaaaagaaacaaaagtataAGGATTGAACACTATAATATTCTTATAAGTCAATTGAAAACtttgtttcttaaaaaaaaaattacaacacaAGTCAATTGAAAACTTTCTAAAAAAACACGGGTCCAGTCTTTAGTGGTCTTCACAATGATCCACTGGTCTAGTGGTGAGTTACCAAGGTTTTATCCTTGAGGTGGAGGGTTCGATCCCTGCCAAGTGCAGAATCGATTCTCTGTTAAATTTCCTATGTGCGGGAGCCTTTTGGAATTTTTCCTTGGCAGCCAACTCAGTTTGGATGTAGCGGGATCTGATTAAAACAACTGACTACCCACGTTAAGTAGGTCCTTACCATGTTAGGTAGGGAGTGTGTCGGTATTTCTGTAATCTACaccagtaaaaaaaaaaaaaaaaaaagtctctcTAGTGGTCTTACGTTTTTCTTTCGTGGACTTTTTGTCTAAAACAAAACAATGTACACTACGTTTTCCAAACTTAATCCCAtacttttgttcaatttttaaTTCAGTCCTTTTCGCTTTAAATAATTTTCCATACTAGCACCACACTAATCTCATGTCCTAATTTACGCATAACATTTTATTAATGTTGTAATGAACCTTtctcttttcattttattataaatataaaaatgtaaattacaCCGGCTTAAGCTTTTTTTAGGCCTTAAACAAGAAGAATTTGGGGCCTAACTCATTAGATAATAATTAATGATTGTTTATTCAATAAAAGCTAAATTTCTTATGCTGCTTTAAAATCGTAAAAAATACCTGATAGCATTCATTTTATACACTACTTTGCCATATTCTTAAACAAATCATCATACATGTTATTAGTATCTTGACACATATTCTGCCGGTTTAATGCTCATCTTAAATAACAAATGCAACCAACCAAATAATACTTACAGAACGCAAAAAGCAATTACAAAAAgagggaagggaatatgaggctgttaggcatctaagttgggtgaaaaaccccacACATactctttttttaaaccataaaaatcatagggggccaaacatttattcaaaatattataatattggtATGTAAGAGGTTTTTCACCTAAATTGGATGCATAACAACCTCATACTTACtattctcttaaaaaaaaataaacaatgtgAAATGTAAGTATGACCCAAACATTTTACTACCTCCATTAGTCCCCTGTGAAATAAAAGCAATATATTACAATCTCCAATTTGAAAGAAAAGCCaagaaataatatttatatacctGCACCCACGTAGCTACCTATTTATAAATAGGTACGCCATCAATTGTAGAGCCGTATAGACTCTTTCAATTTCTTGAAGAGTAATAGAAGTTAgattttgatggttgatattcaaaaaaaaagagcGGTTGTTCTGTTAGATGAAAGAAGcactaaagataaaatattaacCTTTAAATAAACGATTAATATACTCATAGTCTAACTCTAACCTATTATAATTTTTGGGGTCTTAGTAGTTAGTGGGCCTTAGGCTTGTGTCTAACCCACTACTACTATTGGGCCGACTCTGAGTCTAACTTTTCAAATATTAAACTCTTTTCATCCATTAACATCTCCTATTGTTTTGCAAATTTAATCAATATTATGCTTTTAACAATAGTAGTCAACTTGTTATCTAATCGATGTCGTGATTTTCATGCTTTGTGGGAAGATTGGAGTGTTTTCACTAGATGTTTGTACAAGAGGTTTTGAGCGTTTTTTGTTGGGTCATTTTTTTGATTTGCATTTTCTTCTAGTTGTGTATTTGGACTTTTAATCTTGTAGCGTCTTGTTATTAGCtcatctctctatataactaagagaggattgTTTAGGGCTAATGT
The Erigeron canadensis isolate Cc75 chromosome 2, C_canadensis_v1, whole genome shotgun sequence DNA segment above includes these coding regions:
- the LOC122589272 gene encoding argininosuccinate lyase, chloroplastic translates to MESMTHSLPSPAAFFSSQNPNSNNNLSSFSPIITTFRHPLTKPITLSCSASHQPNMSAAAAPPDREAKLWGGRFEEGVTDAVERFTESISFDKALYKHDIMGSRAHASMLSKQGLISESDRDSIIEGLDRIEKQIESGEFKWRTDREDVHMNIEAHLTDLIGEPAKKLHTARSRNDQVSTDFRLWCRDAIDTIVTRIKQLQAALVRLAINNTGVIVPGYTHLQRAQPVLLQHHLLAYVEQLERDAGRLVDCRVRLNFCPLGACALAGTGLPIDRFMTSDALGFAAPMRNSMDAVSDRDFVLELLSANSITAMHLSRLGEEWVLWASEEFGFITPSDSVSTGSSIMPQKKNPDPMELVRGKSARVIGDLVTLLVLCKGLPLAYNRDLQEDKEPVFDSVKTIIGMLEVSAEFAQNITYNQDKIQKALPAGHLDATTLADYLVHKGIPFRTSHDIVGRAVALCVDRKFQLQDLSLDELRGLNPVFDEGVYDYLGVENSIKKFSSYGSTGSDCVASQLDYWISRLNLSQ